The following are encoded in a window of Sphaerisporangium siamense genomic DNA:
- a CDS encoding vitamin B12-dependent ribonucleotide reductase: MTETVSGSVGRGGKRASKGLKVRRIHTTPGVHPYDQVRWERRDVVMTNWRDGSINFEQRDVEFPDFWSVNAANIVTTKYFRGAVGTPQRETGLRQLVDRVVGVYTRTGRENGYFATEEDAEIFDHELKHALIHQIFSFNSPVWFNVGTASPQQVSACFILAVDDQMESILEWYKEEGIIFKGGSGSGVNLSRIRSSKELLSSGGTASGPVSFMRGADASAGTIKSGGATRRAAKMVVLDVDHPDIEEFIETKAREEDKIRALRDAGFDMDLGGKDIVSVQYQNANNSVRVSDEFMRAVEGGESFGLRARLSGEVIERVDAKALFRKMAQAAWECADPGVQYDDTINDWHTCPETGRITASNPCSEYVHLDNSSCNLASINLLKFLREDDTFDVEGFVKTTELIITAMDISITFADFPTDKIAETTRAYRQLGIGYANLGALLMATGHAYDSEGGRAAAAAITSLMTGASYRRSAELAAIVGPYDGYKRNAEAHKRVMRKHSAANDGLRGMDTLDKPILAEATRQWQECLRLGEKNGYRNAQASLLAPTGTIGLMMDCDTTGIEPDLGLVKFKKLVGGGSMQIVNQTIPRALRKLGYQPEQVEAIVEYIAEHGHVMDAPGLRAEHYEVFDCAMGERAIAPMGHVRMMAATQPFLSGAISKTVNLPESATVEDIEQVYLEGWRLGLKALAVYRDNCKVGQPLSLAKKGDDAKNVKDVKDAAEAKAAEPVVQVVEVPRPQRRRLPNQRPSTTTRFTVAGAKGYMTASSYPDDGLGEVFLKMSKQGSTLAGVMDAFSVAISVGLQHGVPLDTFVSKFINMRFEPAGMTDDPDVRMAASVVDYIFRRLALDHLPYAERAALGVFSAAERAAQQRGEDPGAVQEVIIDTAELAQSAPIEEKPAAPAPAAVPTARENGAAPALESHQGRTADAPLCLTCGTKMRPAGSCYVCEGCGSTSGCS, encoded by the coding sequence ATGACGGAGACGGTGAGCGGTTCAGTGGGGCGCGGGGGCAAGCGGGCCTCCAAGGGCCTGAAGGTCAGGCGCATCCACACCACGCCCGGCGTGCACCCGTACGACCAGGTGCGCTGGGAGCGCCGTGACGTCGTCATGACCAACTGGCGGGACGGCTCGATCAACTTCGAGCAGCGGGACGTCGAGTTCCCCGACTTCTGGTCGGTCAACGCCGCCAACATCGTCACCACGAAGTACTTCCGCGGGGCCGTGGGCACCCCGCAGCGCGAGACCGGCCTGCGCCAGCTCGTCGACCGGGTCGTGGGCGTCTACACGCGCACCGGCCGCGAGAACGGCTACTTCGCCACCGAGGAGGACGCCGAGATCTTCGACCACGAGCTGAAGCACGCGCTGATCCACCAGATCTTCAGCTTCAACTCGCCGGTCTGGTTCAACGTCGGCACCGCCTCCCCGCAGCAGGTCTCGGCGTGCTTCATCCTCGCCGTGGACGACCAGATGGAGTCCATCCTGGAGTGGTACAAGGAGGAGGGCATCATCTTCAAGGGCGGGTCCGGGTCGGGGGTCAACCTCTCCCGCATCCGCTCCAGCAAGGAGCTCCTGTCCAGTGGAGGCACCGCCAGCGGCCCGGTGTCGTTCATGCGCGGCGCCGACGCCTCCGCGGGCACCATCAAGTCGGGCGGGGCCACCCGCCGGGCGGCCAAGATGGTCGTCCTCGACGTCGACCACCCCGACATCGAGGAGTTCATCGAGACCAAGGCCCGCGAAGAGGACAAGATCCGCGCCCTGCGCGACGCCGGCTTCGACATGGACCTCGGCGGCAAGGACATCGTGTCCGTCCAGTACCAGAACGCCAACAACTCCGTGCGCGTCTCCGACGAGTTCATGCGCGCCGTGGAGGGGGGCGAAAGCTTCGGGCTGCGCGCCCGGCTGAGCGGCGAGGTGATCGAGCGGGTCGACGCCAAGGCGCTGTTCCGCAAGATGGCCCAGGCTGCATGGGAGTGCGCCGACCCCGGCGTGCAGTACGACGACACCATCAACGACTGGCACACCTGCCCGGAGACCGGGCGCATCACCGCCTCCAACCCGTGCTCGGAGTACGTCCACCTGGACAACTCCTCCTGCAACCTGGCGAGCATCAACCTGCTCAAGTTCCTGCGCGAGGACGACACCTTCGACGTCGAGGGCTTCGTCAAGACGACCGAGCTGATCATCACCGCGATGGACATCTCGATCACCTTCGCCGACTTCCCCACCGACAAGATCGCCGAGACCACGCGCGCCTACCGCCAGCTCGGCATCGGCTACGCCAACCTCGGCGCCCTGCTGATGGCCACCGGCCACGCCTACGACTCCGAGGGCGGGCGCGCCGCCGCCGCGGCGATCACGAGCCTGATGACGGGCGCGTCCTACCGCCGCAGCGCCGAGCTCGCCGCGATCGTCGGCCCCTACGACGGCTACAAGCGCAACGCCGAGGCCCACAAGCGCGTCATGCGCAAGCACTCCGCCGCCAACGACGGCCTGCGCGGCATGGACACCCTGGACAAGCCGATCCTGGCCGAGGCCACCCGCCAGTGGCAGGAATGCCTGCGTCTCGGCGAGAAGAACGGCTACCGCAACGCCCAGGCCTCGCTGCTCGCGCCCACCGGCACCATCGGGCTCATGATGGACTGCGACACCACCGGCATCGAGCCCGACCTCGGCCTGGTCAAGTTCAAGAAGCTCGTCGGCGGCGGGTCGATGCAGATCGTCAACCAGACCATCCCCCGCGCGCTGCGCAAGCTCGGCTACCAGCCCGAGCAGGTCGAGGCCATCGTCGAGTACATCGCCGAGCACGGCCACGTGATGGACGCCCCCGGCCTGCGGGCCGAACACTACGAGGTGTTCGACTGCGCCATGGGCGAGCGCGCCATCGCGCCGATGGGCCACGTCCGCATGATGGCCGCCACCCAGCCGTTCCTGTCGGGCGCCATCTCCAAGACCGTGAACCTGCCCGAGTCGGCCACCGTCGAGGACATCGAGCAGGTCTACCTCGAAGGCTGGCGGCTCGGTCTGAAGGCCCTCGCGGTCTACCGCGACAACTGCAAGGTCGGCCAGCCGCTCTCGCTCGCCAAGAAGGGCGACGACGCCAAGAACGTCAAGGACGTCAAGGACGCGGCAGAGGCGAAGGCCGCCGAGCCCGTCGTCCAGGTCGTCGAGGTGCCGCGGCCGCAGCGCCGCCGCCTGCCGAACCAGCGTCCGAGCACCACGACCCGCTTCACGGTCGCCGGCGCCAAGGGGTACATGACCGCCTCGTCCTACCCCGACGACGGCCTCGGCGAGGTCTTCCTGAAGATGTCCAAGCAGGGGTCCACCCTCGCGGGGGTCATGGACGCGTTCTCGGTGGCGATCTCGGTGGGCCTGCAGCACGGCGTCCCGCTGGACACCTTCGTCAGCAAGTTCATCAACATGCGGTTCGAGCCGGCCGGCATGACCGACGACCCGGACGTCCGCATGGCCGCCTCGGTCGTCGACTACATCTTCCGCCGCCTGGCGCTCGACCACCTTCCGTACGCCGAGCGGGCGGCCCTCGGGGTCTTCTCGGCTGCCGAGCGCGCCGCCCAGCAGCGCGGGGAGGACCCGGGCGCGGTCCAGGAGGTCATCATCGACACGGCGGAGCTGGCGCAGTCGGCCCCCATCGAGGAGAAGCCGGCCGCGCCGGCCCCGGCCGCCGTGCCGACCGCGCGCGAAAACGGCGCGGCCCCGGCCCTGGAGAGCCACCAGGGCCGTACGGCGGACGCCCCGCTGTGCCTGACCTGCGGCACCAAGATGCGTCCCGCGGGAAGCTGCTACGTCTGCGAGGGCTGCGGCAGCACCAGCGGCTGCAGCTGA
- the leuS gene encoding leucine--tRNA ligase: MSDEQYDPQALQVKWQARWEELDPYRAGEDAADERPRKYLLDMFPYPSGDLHMGHGEVFAIADVLARYWFQRGYNVLHPIGWDSFGLPAENAAIKRDAHPAEWTYANIDTQANSFKRYGISFDWSRRLHTSDPEYYRWNQWLFNRFYERGLAYRKGGLVNWCPKDQTVLANEQVVAGRCERCGTEVVRRELTQWYFRITDYADRLLDDMAQLEGGWPERVLTMQRNWIGRSEGADVRFEIEGRDEPVTVYTTRPDTLYGATFFVVAADAALAEEICAPEQLPALRAYQAEVAKLSDIERLATDKEKTGVFLGRHAVNPVNGERIPVWAADYVLSDYGHGAIMAVPAHDQRDLDFALKFGLPVRVVVETGLPDPAETGAATPGEGTLVNSGPLDGLSKVEAIARIVQILQERGTGAAAVNFRLRDWLLSRQRFWGTPIPIIHCPDCGEVPVPDDQLPVTLPDLRGEALAPKGVSPLAGAADWVEVDCPKCGGPARRDTDTMDTFVDSSWYFLRYCSPGYEDGPFDVERVRRWGPVDQYVGGVEHAVLHLLYARFFTKVLHDMGMVDFPEPFLRLLNQGQVINQGKAMSKSLGNGVDLGEQIDDFGVDAVRLTMVFAGPPEDDIDWADVSPAASQKFLARAFRVVAEAGAASAPGADPASGDLELRKVTHRTIDEVTRLVESSRFNVAVARMMELTSAARRAIDSGPGAADPAVREAAETLAVMLSLVAPYAAEEGWERLGHGPTIARAGWPAADPALLVQESVTCVVQVAGKVRDRLEVSPSISESALQELALASEKVRPYLSGTPRKVIVRAPKLVNIVP; this comes from the coding sequence GTGAGTGACGAGCAGTACGATCCGCAGGCGCTGCAGGTGAAGTGGCAGGCGCGCTGGGAAGAGCTGGACCCGTACCGGGCGGGCGAGGACGCCGCCGACGAGCGTCCGCGCAAATACCTGCTCGACATGTTCCCCTACCCCTCCGGCGACCTCCACATGGGGCACGGCGAGGTCTTCGCCATCGCCGACGTGCTGGCCCGCTACTGGTTCCAGCGCGGCTACAACGTCCTGCACCCCATCGGCTGGGACTCCTTCGGCCTGCCCGCGGAGAACGCGGCCATCAAGCGCGACGCCCACCCCGCCGAGTGGACGTACGCCAACATCGACACCCAGGCCAACTCCTTCAAGAGGTACGGCATCTCCTTCGACTGGTCGCGCCGCCTGCACACCAGCGACCCGGAGTACTACCGCTGGAACCAGTGGCTGTTCAACCGGTTCTACGAGCGTGGCCTGGCCTACCGCAAGGGCGGCCTGGTCAACTGGTGCCCCAAGGACCAGACGGTGCTGGCCAACGAGCAGGTCGTCGCCGGCCGCTGCGAACGCTGCGGCACCGAGGTCGTGCGGCGCGAGCTGACCCAGTGGTACTTCCGCATCACCGACTACGCCGACCGCCTGCTGGACGACATGGCCCAGCTGGAGGGTGGCTGGCCCGAGCGCGTGCTGACCATGCAGCGCAACTGGATCGGCCGCTCCGAGGGCGCCGACGTCCGCTTCGAGATCGAGGGCCGCGACGAGCCGGTCACCGTCTACACCACCCGCCCCGACACCCTGTACGGCGCCACGTTCTTCGTGGTCGCCGCGGACGCGGCGCTGGCCGAAGAGATCTGCGCGCCCGAGCAGCTGCCCGCGCTGCGCGCCTACCAGGCCGAGGTCGCCAAGCTGAGCGACATCGAGCGCCTGGCCACCGACAAGGAGAAGACCGGCGTCTTCCTCGGGCGCCACGCCGTCAACCCCGTCAACGGCGAGCGCATCCCGGTGTGGGCCGCCGACTACGTCCTGTCCGACTACGGCCACGGCGCGATCATGGCCGTGCCCGCCCACGACCAGCGCGACCTGGACTTCGCCCTGAAGTTCGGCCTGCCCGTGCGGGTCGTCGTCGAGACCGGCCTGCCCGACCCCGCCGAGACCGGCGCCGCCACCCCAGGCGAGGGCACCCTGGTCAACTCCGGGCCCCTGGACGGCCTGTCCAAGGTCGAGGCCATCGCCCGCATCGTCCAGATCCTCCAGGAACGCGGCACGGGCGCCGCCGCCGTCAACTTCCGGCTGCGCGACTGGCTGCTGTCGCGCCAGCGCTTCTGGGGCACGCCCATCCCGATCATCCACTGCCCCGACTGCGGCGAGGTCCCCGTCCCCGACGACCAGTTGCCGGTCACGCTGCCCGACCTGCGCGGCGAGGCCCTGGCGCCCAAGGGCGTCTCGCCGCTGGCCGGGGCCGCCGACTGGGTCGAGGTGGACTGCCCCAAGTGCGGCGGCCCCGCGCGGCGCGACACCGACACCATGGACACCTTCGTCGACTCCTCGTGGTACTTCCTGCGGTACTGCTCGCCCGGCTACGAGGACGGCCCCTTCGACGTCGAGCGCGTCCGGCGCTGGGGCCCGGTGGACCAGTACGTCGGCGGCGTGGAGCACGCCGTGCTCCACCTGCTGTACGCCCGGTTCTTCACCAAGGTCCTGCACGACATGGGCATGGTCGACTTCCCCGAGCCGTTCCTGCGCCTGCTCAACCAGGGGCAGGTCATCAACCAGGGCAAGGCGATGTCCAAGTCCCTGGGCAACGGCGTCGACCTGGGGGAGCAGATCGACGACTTCGGGGTGGACGCCGTCCGGCTGACCATGGTCTTCGCCGGCCCGCCCGAGGACGACATCGACTGGGCCGACGTCTCTCCGGCCGCGTCGCAGAAGTTCCTGGCCCGGGCGTTCCGCGTCGTGGCCGAGGCGGGCGCGGCCTCGGCGCCCGGCGCGGACCCCGCCTCCGGCGATCTGGAGCTGCGCAAGGTCACCCACCGGACGATCGACGAGGTCACCCGCCTGGTCGAGTCCTCCCGCTTCAACGTGGCCGTGGCCCGCATGATGGAACTGACCAGCGCGGCGCGCAGGGCCATCGACTCCGGCCCCGGCGCCGCCGACCCCGCCGTGCGCGAGGCCGCCGAGACGCTGGCCGTCATGCTGTCGCTGGTCGCCCCGTACGCCGCCGAGGAGGGCTGGGAGCGGCTCGGCCACGGCCCGACGATCGCGCGGGCGGGCTGGCCCGCCGCCGACCCGGCGCTGCTGGTCCAGGAGTCGGTCACCTGCGTCGTGCAGGTGGCGGGCAAGGTGCGCGACCGTCTGGAGGTCTCGCCGTCCATCTCGGAGTCCGCGCTGCAGGAGCTGGCCCTGGCCTCCGAGAAGGTGCGGCCGTACCTGTCGGGGACGCCGCGCAAGGTGATCGTGCGGGCGCCCAAGCTGGTCAACATCGTCCCCTGA
- the lexA gene encoding transcriptional repressor LexA encodes MNEQDESGAVVTDLAVRRRDSLGLTPRQRKILEVIRDSVQQRGYPPSMREIGEAVQLTSTSSVSHQLTALQRKGYLRRDPHRPRALEVRLPGEPALWVDPVGPGEEEPLVTRPTAAFVPLVGRIAAGGPILAEERVEDVFALPKQLVGEGTLFLLQVSGDSMIDAAIADGDWVVVRQQPVADNGDIVAAMIDGEATVKTFKRKDGHVWLVPHNPNYDPIPGDEATVLGKVTAVLRKL; translated from the coding sequence ATGAACGAGCAAGACGAGAGCGGCGCGGTCGTCACCGACCTCGCGGTGCGCAGGCGTGACTCCCTGGGCCTCACCCCGAGGCAGCGCAAGATCCTTGAGGTGATCCGCGATTCGGTGCAGCAGCGCGGCTATCCGCCGTCGATGCGCGAGATCGGCGAGGCGGTCCAGCTGACCAGCACCTCCAGTGTCTCCCACCAGCTCACCGCGCTGCAGCGCAAGGGCTACCTGCGCCGTGACCCGCACCGTCCGCGCGCGCTGGAGGTCCGCCTGCCCGGGGAGCCCGCGCTCTGGGTCGACCCGGTCGGCCCCGGCGAGGAGGAGCCTTTGGTGACCCGCCCCACGGCCGCGTTCGTGCCGCTGGTGGGCCGCATCGCCGCCGGTGGCCCCATCCTGGCCGAGGAGCGCGTCGAGGACGTCTTCGCGCTGCCCAAGCAGCTCGTGGGCGAGGGCACGCTGTTCCTGCTCCAGGTCTCCGGTGACTCCATGATCGACGCCGCCATCGCCGACGGCGACTGGGTGGTCGTGCGTCAGCAGCCGGTGGCCGACAACGGCGACATCGTCGCGGCCATGATCGACGGCGAGGCCACCGTGAAGACCTTCAAGCGCAAGGACGGCCACGTCTGGCTGGTCCCGCACAACCCCAACTACGACCCGATCCCCGGCGACGAGGCCACCGTCCTCGGCAAGGTGACCGCGGTCCTGCGCAAGCTCTGA
- a CDS encoding DUF2000 family protein: MPVLTATPAELADLHAKAGADEELITVGFNEVARRARDYDVYLADLAATPGDEVEFVAVGVFGPRGRVTALTRRLPLHE; encoded by the coding sequence GTGCCCGTCCTGACGGCCACGCCCGCCGAACTCGCGGACCTGCACGCCAAGGCCGGGGCCGACGAGGAGCTGATCACCGTCGGCTTCAACGAGGTGGCCCGGCGCGCCAGGGACTACGACGTCTATCTCGCCGACCTGGCCGCCACGCCCGGCGACGAGGTCGAGTTCGTCGCCGTCGGGGTGTTCGGGCCGCGTGGCCGCGTCACCGCGCTGACCAGGCGGCTCCCTCTGCACGAATGA
- a CDS encoding MBL fold metallo-hydrolase — translation MGRWVEVADHVWVRRHTELDLSLGLVAGERACLVVDTGADERQGAEFAAAVRELTGLPWSVVLTHAHFDHAFGTAAFDGATVWAHPGCRAELAGGAQDQRTTWAAYYRAQGDPEAAARVETARIVPPDQLVDAAAEIDLGGRAVRLLHPGPGHTGHDLVAHVPDAGVLFAGDLVEQGAPPSFDDSHPAAWPAAVDRLLDLGARTVVPGHGEPVDAAFVTRQRDELAEIADLCRAVAAGEMTADVALARSPYPAAFTSEALRRAATSS, via the coding sequence GTGGGCCGCTGGGTCGAGGTCGCCGACCATGTCTGGGTGCGCCGTCACACCGAGCTGGACCTGTCGCTCGGCCTGGTCGCCGGCGAGCGCGCCTGCCTGGTGGTCGACACCGGCGCCGACGAACGGCAGGGCGCCGAGTTCGCGGCGGCCGTCCGCGAGCTGACCGGACTGCCGTGGTCGGTCGTGCTGACCCACGCCCACTTCGACCACGCCTTCGGCACGGCGGCGTTCGACGGAGCCACGGTGTGGGCGCACCCGGGCTGCCGGGCCGAGCTGGCCGGCGGAGCGCAAGACCAGCGGACGACCTGGGCGGCGTACTACCGCGCGCAGGGCGACCCCGAGGCCGCGGCCCGCGTCGAGACCGCGCGCATCGTGCCGCCGGACCAGCTCGTCGACGCCGCCGCCGAGATCGACCTCGGCGGCCGTGCCGTGCGGCTCCTGCACCCCGGCCCCGGCCACACCGGCCACGACCTGGTGGCGCACGTGCCGGACGCGGGCGTGCTCTTCGCCGGCGACCTCGTCGAGCAGGGCGCGCCGCCCTCGTTCGACGACTCCCACCCGGCGGCCTGGCCCGCCGCGGTGGACCGGCTGCTGGACCTCGGGGCACGCACGGTGGTGCCCGGGCACGGCGAGCCGGTGGACGCCGCGTTCGTGACCCGGCAGCGCGATGAGCTCGCCGAGATCGCGGACCTGTGCCGGGCCGTGGCCGCCGGCGAGATGACGGCGGACGTTGCGCTCGCGCGCTCGCCCTACCCCGCAGCGTTCACCTCCGAGGCGCTGCGCCGGGCCGCCACGTCCTCGTGA
- a CDS encoding diacylglycerol/lipid kinase family protein: MSPTVAVIAHKKKTLGAGLDRLRVLISEQDVGELLWYEVPKSKKAPKRVAKALKKGADLVFVWGGDGMVQRCSDVMAGSGVPMAILPAGTANLFARDLGIPIDLEEAVRLGFQGRRRKLDLGKLNGEHFAVMAGAGFEAEMIADADGGSKGRLGRLAYVSAAVRHVGGPLVPMTVKVDGVTWFEGKGSCLLLGNIGTITGGIRAFDDARPDDGWLEVGVSTAQGPIQWARVLGRMTAGRSDESPFVRITRAREVTAEFGAPLMYELDGGDREPVDRLEARVVPGALTVCVPEAAR; this comes from the coding sequence ATGTCACCTACGGTCGCGGTCATCGCTCACAAGAAGAAGACGCTCGGCGCCGGGCTGGACCGTCTGCGCGTGCTGATCAGCGAGCAGGACGTCGGCGAGTTGCTCTGGTACGAGGTGCCCAAGTCCAAGAAGGCGCCCAAGCGGGTCGCGAAGGCGCTGAAGAAGGGCGCCGATCTGGTGTTCGTCTGGGGCGGCGACGGCATGGTGCAGCGCTGTTCCGACGTGATGGCCGGCTCGGGGGTCCCGATGGCGATCCTCCCGGCCGGCACGGCGAACCTTTTCGCCCGGGACCTCGGCATTCCCATCGACCTTGAGGAGGCCGTGCGCCTCGGGTTCCAGGGCCGGCGCAGGAAGCTGGACCTGGGCAAGCTGAACGGCGAGCACTTCGCGGTCATGGCCGGCGCGGGCTTCGAGGCCGAGATGATCGCCGACGCCGACGGCGGCAGCAAGGGCCGGCTCGGGCGCCTGGCGTACGTGAGCGCCGCGGTGCGGCACGTCGGCGGGCCGCTGGTGCCGATGACGGTCAAGGTGGACGGCGTCACCTGGTTCGAGGGCAAGGGGAGCTGCCTGCTGCTCGGCAACATCGGCACGATCACCGGCGGCATCCGCGCCTTCGACGACGCCCGCCCCGACGACGGCTGGCTGGAGGTCGGCGTCTCCACGGCGCAGGGGCCCATCCAGTGGGCGCGCGTGCTGGGCCGCATGACCGCGGGGCGCAGCGACGAGTCGCCGTTCGTCCGGATCACCCGGGCCAGGGAGGTGACGGCCGAGTTCGGCGCGCCGCTCATGTACGAGCTGGACGGCGGTGACCGCGAGCCGGTCGACCGGCTGGAGGCGCGCGTCGTGCCCGGTGCGCTGACGGTCTGCGTCCCGGAGGCCGCGCGGTAG
- the nrdR gene encoding transcriptional regulator NrdR, whose protein sequence is MHCPFCRHPDTRVIDSRSTEDGAAIRRRRTCSQCGRRFTTQETVLLMVSKRSGVTEAFSRDKVIAGVRRACQGRPVGEDSLAQLGQRVEESIRATGSAEIPSHQVGLAILGPLRELDEVAYLRFASVYRGFETLADFEEEIEQLRASRGADQD, encoded by the coding sequence GTGCATTGCCCATTCTGTCGTCATCCAGACACCAGGGTGATCGACAGCCGGTCGACCGAGGACGGCGCGGCGATCAGGCGGCGCCGCACGTGCTCCCAATGCGGGCGCCGGTTCACCACCCAGGAGACGGTGTTGCTGATGGTGAGCAAACGCAGCGGCGTGACCGAGGCGTTCTCCCGGGACAAGGTCATCGCCGGGGTGCGCCGCGCCTGCCAGGGCCGTCCCGTCGGCGAGGACTCCCTCGCGCAGCTCGGGCAGCGCGTCGAGGAGAGCATCCGCGCGACGGGTTCGGCCGAGATCCCCTCCCACCAGGTCGGCCTGGCGATCCTCGGGCCGCTGCGCGAGCTCGACGAGGTCGCCTACCTGCGGTTCGCCTCCGTCTACCGCGGCTTCGAGACCCTCGCCGACTTCGAGGAAGAGATCGAGCAACTGCGCGCCTCGCGGGGCGCGGACCAAGACTGA